The proteins below are encoded in one region of Drosophila santomea strain STO CAGO 1482 chromosome 3R, Prin_Dsan_1.1, whole genome shotgun sequence:
- the LOC120451269 gene encoding trimethyllysine dioxygenase, mitochondrial — protein sequence MMLLKHPKTNQLIEINEFWLRDHCRCGECLNLETNQRRYDVLDLPANVMPLNVKYDGLNLQVHWSDAHQSSYDLDFIFDSQLESLIGRRSKSTNLTPWNRSIILQNERHLRFSLPQLVSSDNEVRSLVESLVRYGIVFIDDVAPTANMTELALRRVFPLMKTFFGEMWTFSDNPDHADTAYTKLHLGSHTDNTYFSDAAGLQALHCIEHSGSGGENFFADGLHVVNELKRRYPAAYDVLCRVQVPGEYLEKGQNHRHTAPIIQVDPLTQDFVQLRLNVYDRAVFNTIPQSEMAEFYESLRQLLLIVRDKEQQWALKLFPGSIVLFDNWRVLHGREAYTGSRTMSGSYVQRTDFLSKARVLGIID from the exons ATGATGCTTTTGAAGCACCCGAAAACCAACCAATTAATAGAAATTAATGAGTTTTGGCTTCGTGATCATTGTCGATGTGGGGAGTGCCTAAATTTGGAAACAAATCAGAGGCGATACGATGTGTTAGATCTACCAGCTAATGTGATGCCGCTGAATGTCAAGTACGATGGGTTGAATCTACAAGTGCATT GGAGTGATGCTCACCAGTCGAGCTATGACCTTGACTTCATCTTTGACTCCCAGCTGGAGAGCTTGATAGGTCGGCGATCAAAGTCCACTAATCTGACACCCTGGAATCGCAGCATTATCTTGCAAAACGAGCGGCACTTACGATTCTCATTGCCCCAGCTGGTTTCCAGTGATAATGAAGTCAGGTCGCTGGTTGAATCTCTTGTCCGGTACGGCATTGTCTTTATCGATGATGTGGCCCCCACTGCAAATATGACAGAGTTGGCTCTGCGACGAGTTTTTCCCCTTATGAAAACGTTCTTTGGCGAGATGTGGACTTTCAGCGATAACCCCGATCACGCGGATACCGCTTACACCAAGCTTCATCTGGGTTCCCATACGGATAATACCTATTTCAGCGATGCAGCCGGATTACAGGCTCTGCATTGCATCGAGCACTCGGGATCAGGTGGCGAAAACTTCTTTGCGGATGGTCTGCATGTGGTTAACGAACTGAAACGCCGGTATCCAGCCGCATATGATGTACTGTGCAGGGTACAAGTTCCTGGAGAGTATCTGGAAAAAGGGCAGAACCACCGCCACACTGCCCCCATTATACAGGTGGATCCACTGACTCAGGACTTTGTTCAACTCAGGCTGAATGTATACGATCGCGCTGTGTTTAATACCATCCCCCAATCCGAGATGGCCGAGTTCTACGAGAGCCTTCGCCAGCTTTTGCTGATTGTTAGGGATAAGGAACAGCAGTGGGCTCTGAAGCTATTCCCCGGCAGCATTGTGCTCTTCGACAACTGGAGAGTGCTCCATGGTCGTGAGGCTTATACAGGAAGTCGCACCATGTCCGGTTCTTATGTTCAGCGCACAGATTTTCTCAGCAAGGCTCGAGTGTTGGGAATTATTGACTGA
- the LOC120451270 gene encoding eukaryotic translation initiation factor 3 subunit G-2: MKAFNTSWADEVDADYVDGLPPSNEYIEGDYKYVTEYKFNDDGKKVKVVRTFKIEKQIVPRAVARRRSWVKFGDSRLDKPGPNSQTTMASEEIFMQFIGSKEFDQTHETQLDPGKNIAKCRICNGEHWSVNCPYKGTSMDSKTMMETKANAAAAAAISDPSKTGKYVPPFMKDGGGGKNWGRGRERDDSSAVRISNLSESMTEADLEELVKKIGPHTKMYLAREKNTGLCKGFAYVHFKFRQDAAAAIEVLNGHGYDHLILCVEWSKPQP, from the coding sequence ATGAAAGCTTTCAATACTTCCTGGGCCGATGAGGTGGATGCGGACTATGTAGATGGACTGCCTCCTTCTAATGAGTACATCGAGGGCGACTACAAGTACGTGACGGAGTATAAGTTCAACGACGATGGTAAGAAGGTAAAAGTGGTGCGCACCTTCAAGATCGAGAAGCAGATTGTTCCAAGGGCTGTGGCTCGTCGCCGCAGCTGGGTAAAGTTTGGGGATTCCCGCTTGGACAAGCCCGGACCCAATTCCCAGACGACCATGGCCTCCGAGGAGATCTTTATGCAGTTCATCGGCTCCAAAGAGTTCGACCAGACCCACGAAACCCAACTGGATCCCGGCAAGAACATCGCCAAGTGCCGCATTTGCAACGGCGAGCACTGGAGTGTCAATTGCCCCTACAAGGGCACCTCGATGGACAGCAAGACCATGATGGAAACCAAGGCCAatgccgctgcagctgccgctATAAGTGATCCCAGCAAGACGGGAAAATACGTACCGCCCTTCATGAAGGACGGCGGAGGCGGCAAAAATTGGGGACGCGGACGGGAACGGGACGATTCGTCGGCGGTTCGCATCTCAAACCTATCGGAATCCATGACCGAGGCTGATCTCGAGGAGCTGGTGAAGAAAATCGGACCACACACCAAGATGTATTTGGCGCGCGAAAAGAACACCGGCCTCTGCAAGGGATTCGCCTATGTGCACTTCAAGTTCCGTCAGGATGCAGCTGCTGCCATTGAAGTCCTTAATGGCCACGGCTACGACCACTTGATCCTCTGCGTCGAGTGGTCCAAGCCTCAGCCGTAA